The Oncorhynchus tshawytscha isolate Ot180627B linkage group LG02, Otsh_v2.0, whole genome shotgun sequence genome contains the following window.
TCACAGTTTTCTGTTAAGTCTACATCCCTTCGATCCTAACCAATTTATATGAAAGACAATATAAAAAGCTTGCTTTTCTTAAACGCTATAGATAATCTGTTTCTTTCCAGATTGAGCATTTGAAGGTCTGGCTGGTAGTGCCCGGAACTCTGGCCAGAAGGCATCTGTTACTCAACAACATCTGTTCCTGTTATTCTCTTTTTTTCCCAGCATGCCGAGGGACACACAGGCTCTCCCAAGGGTGGCCTTTTGTGTGGCCCCATTGTCAATTCCATCATTGTCTACTGCTGAAGTCTGTTCCCATGATGCCACGAGGCAGGCTATAGTAGTATACCCGCCTTTAGAGGCCAACCTTAGGGGTGACAATTTACAGTTACTTTATTGTCCCAACTTTTTTGGGCTAAAAACAAATATGATTTCATTCGCTAGGCAACTAAGGAATCAAAtgtgtagaaaatagaaaaatgttAAAGAATCATAAATGGGTAATTCCATGGGGAAATTCTAATATCTTATTTTTGAAGAATTTTGACTACAGATATCATCAAATATGATTGTAGATGTATTACAAAGCATattcaacataaaaaaaaaacatttggataAGTTACATTGACTGGGTGTTTGTCAGTTTTCTGGACTGAACATTCATCAATAGTGTTAATTGTTTCTTGCTTCATATAAGGATGTTTTAAAGTAGTAGTTTGCATTTATCACATTTTTCTATAGGAGTGGAAATCGGAGTAGTACATCTAGCGTGGGGACATAGTTTTTTCATGAATAGCCCCCGTTGGTCTCCACGGAAACACTTTCAACTCCTGGCAGTGACCAACAGCATCGGCATAGAATAGCCCACCATGGGGTAGCCAGGGGAAGACAACAGATGTTACTGATTAACTTTCCTCACAGAACCCAAAGAATGGCTAGGCATGGGCTGACAAACCACAGTCACACAAAAAAGTTGTACTTTCAATTATATTTATTCAATTAAAAAACAGTAGCAGAGGCAGTAACAATAataaaatgttgtacaatccCTCTTACTTTAAATAACATTTCTTTAAAAACAAATTCCTTGACCTGAAGTGCCTTTGCAAATATCagcattaaaaatgtatttaaataatcataacaaacatacaaacaaacaaatatacaatataattaaaaaagaaaaataatacaaaatcaaaattattaaattaaattaaatcatacgtatttttttaatcatacaatttatttttatttttttattttttacaaatggaCAAAATCCATATCGAAGCAAAAAAAGATTTTAAGACAAAGTTTTCATCTCCAAAAACAATCAATACAATGTTATAAATGGTTCGGAGGGCTTTGAAACAACACACTTCAGTTTTACACAGTGATATAGTATACGTAGTACAGTCCTCACAGGTCTAGAGATTGGATCAGAATCCATGTTAACAGCCTTGTACAGGCCAGTATGGCCAAACATCCACCGTTTGATGCAGTTCATGTGCTCAGCAACAGCTTGTGGGGataaagaaaagggctgggtgcAAATGTTGCAAAAACTTCAAACCTACATTTGACATCGTACATCACCTCTATCATGactgtttgtccatttttcaATCTCGTTATAAAAACTTTGCTTGAGGTCGCTTTGAAAGGTAAAAAAAGTTTTGCCCCACCGATTCCTAACCCACAGGCCTCCACTGCCTGCACTTATTTTCCAGTAGAGAACCAGCTCACTCTGAATATCAGTTAAACGTCTCAGTATCAGCAGCAGTCTCAAGGCGGGACACCTCCCCCTAGGGTTAGAGCAGCATTTAAAGGAGTATAAAACTCTCCCATAGAGCAAAGAGCAAATTGGTGGCTTGCGTTACACCTATGGAGAcaagagagaaacaaaatggacattagttgttgttgtttacaaagcTCTTAGGGAAATGCAGTGACTTTATCAAACAATTATAAATGAGGAAAAGTTAAGAAAAGTATCCCAAACTCACCTCAGTTGCAATTATACATTCATCCTTCTCCTCTGACATGACAAACACGGATTTGTACTTGGTGTCTGCACATGCAGACATTTCTGGAAGTTTCATTTCATTTCTTGAAGTTTCTGATGTCACTGATGGAAGATAGACAAAGATTCACATTAGTCATCTGACGTTCAAattattttttgatttttttgtgtTATATGATTACATCTATTATCTTATTGTGTGTTCTTTACCTTTTTAAATGTTTGCTGCGTTTATTTCTGCACTCCTCATACTCAAAACCCGAGTCCAAATTTGGCATTTCTCTTCGCAAGCTGAGGCCTCCAGGCTCAGCATTGACTCTTTGGCCACCTGCTCGTACTTCACCTCATGCACAAGGTTATAGTCCGCCGGCGGGTGGCGGCTCTTGTAGCTGCTCCGACACGACGGTGATGGTCCGTCCATGTCGGCATCGCTTCCGAAATCCATTTTCTTGTTGATGTTCTTGACACCTGGCTGTGGCCCGAGCCCTACGACGCTTACCGACAGGTCCTTATCAACCCCGGTGACAGTTATTGGTCAGGTTGTTTATGGTCTCACCTTCACCGACGGTGGTGCCGCCCTGgctaccacgctgcatcttgttGCGGACGCAGCCCACCAGCACTGCACACCCTGCTAGCAGAAGCAGCACCAGAGCTGTCCCAGACCCCACCGCCATCCAGGGGATCTCCGAGCCTCGAATAGCTGCATGGTCTGGGAGCAGGAACTGGCAGTTGCGGCCACCGTAACCAGGCACGCAGGCGCACACATAGCGGTTGTTCCTCTCGTGGCAGGTGGCGCTGTTGTGGCAGGGGTTGTGCTCGCAGCGGCTTATGGGAGAACTGCAGTTGCGGCCTGTGTAGCCCGGGGGGCAGATGCAGGTGTAGCCATCAAGACCCTCCTGGCATGTACCACCATTTTGGCAGGGATAGATGGAGCACTCATTGCCAGTGTGGTCGCAGTTCATGCCTGTGAAGCCATCAGGACACTGGCACAGGTAGGAGTTGACGAGATCCACACACCGGGCACCTAGTGTGAGAGGCAGAGCGATTGGGAATTAATGGGTGGTCAATAGTGTGGGGGCAGGCTGTAGTCTGAAAGGTAACTGTTTAAAATTTTAAAAGTACATAAATTGAGATCTGAAAACATATCTGTGTAAGTTGTTCAATTAGCCCTTACCATTGGAGCATGGGCTGGAGGTGCAGTGGTCAATCTTCTTCTCGCAGTTGAAGCCAGCGTAGCCAGTGGGGCACTGGCAGAAGTATCCGCCATCAGGGTTGTCGGCACAGCGGCCTCCGTTGAAGCAGGGACCATCGGCGCAAGTCATGGCGCTCAGCTCGCAGGTGTTGCCGTAGAAACCAGGAGGGCAAGCACAGGCATGCGTGTTCTCCATATCCTTTGAGAAAAAGATTGAAACATAAGCTTAACAAATACATTCCACCAAAATGCATTAGATCACCATCACAACAACAGTGCTATTCATGATTGCCAACATCTTCCAAATCCTTTTGTAATTGAGTGTACATTCGAAACACAATGATGTAATTGTACAGTACTTACAGTGCAGCTTCCTCCATTTCGACAGGGGTTCAGGGTGCATTCGTTGACCTCAATCTCACAAGCATCCCCAGTGAAGCCCGGTCTGCAGGAACAGGTGTAGCTCCCCTGGCCAGTGTTGCTACAAGTAGCTCCATTCATACAGGGCTTGTGGTGAGTGCAGTAGTTCAGATCTGGAGGAGGACAAGCAGCACATGTGGATTAGTCCGTTAGTCCCAATGGAACATATGGCAGAACAACAACAGTAGCAGCCCAGCTAATGTCTTTCTGCCACTCTCAcacttttttattacattttttcacAATTTCTCTCACAACactatctctttgtctctgtttgtgtcaTCTCTCTAAATcccccccctcccactctctctctctccatccctctctttccccttccctctctctccagtgggACTCACCTTGGTTACAGAAGAGGCCTCCCCACCCCTCCTGACAGTTGCACTGCCACGGCTGCTGGCAAGTCCCATGGAGGCAGCCTGGGTAACGGATGCACTCATCACAGTACCGCCCTTTGAAACCCACTCTGCACCTGTCACACAATAATTACAACACATTGGTTAGAAACCCACTCAAGTTTATCTTTATGTCACAGATTATTTCTGAAAATATTAACTTGAGAAAGTGTTTTAATAGGTGAAAATCATAGTTGTCTTTTCTCTAACTTACTTGCACTCCCCAGGCTTCTCACAAAAGCCGTGTTCGTCGTCACATCCTGGAAGGCAGAGAGCTACAAAGGAGATAAAACAAGGTAAGAACTATGGCAAAATAAAAACACTTTTTACACATATGCTCTTTGTTTAGTTTGGcttgagcaacaaaaaaaaaaatattgcttaAATCTGAACAAATGCATTAAAAGGGGGGCAACTAAACCCATTAGCtgttttataaaataaaaaagcatTCTCCTTATCATGGTGAAAGAATATTCCGTTTAACATAGTGCATAGAGACAATGGGAGGGTGCACACggcaaactctctctctcgctaacccTCTTTCAGTACAGGCCCCTTTTTCATCGCTGTGGGTCAAAACTCTTTTATTCATTCTGTGCACACAACTCCCCTAATGTCTCGGATTGGGGCAGATAAGAGTGGACAGCTGGTGAGTATGTTGCCAGTGCGTGACAGCTGCTCCATTGTCTACTCTCTCCCCGCAGCTGCCCACTTCAAACAATACATCACCCGCATCAGCCAATCAGCGGCCAACCAACTCCAAGAGTAACGAATCGGACGTAGCATGTAAATTTATGGCACGCG
Protein-coding sequences here:
- the dla gene encoding LOW QUALITY PROTEIN: delta-like protein A (The sequence of the model RefSeq protein was modified relative to this genomic sequence to represent the inferred CDS: inserted 1 base in 1 codon; deleted 1 base in 1 codon), encoding MQGFLSGVFELKLQEFLNKKGVQGNMNCCKGGLTSVYQQQCECKTFFRICLKHYQPNASPEPPCNYGGAITPVLGSNSFQVPEAMSDSSFTNPIRINFGFTWPGTFSLIIEALHTDSKDDLSIENPDRVISTMTTQRHLTXGDDWSQDLHTGGRTELKYSYRFVCDEHYYGDGCSVFCRPRDDAFGHFTCGERGEIVCDAGWKGHYCTEPLCLPGCDDEHGFCEKPGECKCRVGFKGRYCDECIRYPGCLHGTCQQPWQCNCQEGWGGLFCNQDLNYCTHHKPCMNGATCSNTGQGSYTCSCRPGFTGDACEIEVNECTLNPCRNGGSCTDMENTHACACPPGFYGNTCELSAMTCADGPCFNGGRCADNPDGGYFCQCPTGYAGFNCEKKIDHCTSSPCSNGARCVDLVNSYLCQCPDGFTGMNCDHTGNECSIYPCQNGGTCQEGLDGYTCICPPGYTGRNCSSPISRCEHNPCHNSATCHERNNRYVCACVPGYGGRNCQFLLPDHAAIRGSEIPWMAVGSGTALVLLLLAGCAVLVGCVRNKMQRGSQGGTTVGEGETINNLTNNCHRGDKDLSVSVVGLGPQPGVKNINKKMDFGSDADMDGPSPSCRSSYKSRHPPADYNLVHEVKYEQVAKESMLSLEASACEEKCQIWTRVLSMRSAEINAANI